In Gadus morhua chromosome 2, gadMor3.0, whole genome shotgun sequence, a single window of DNA contains:
- the LOC115560889 gene encoding hemoglobin embryonic subunit alpha — MSLTDKDKALIKGFFAKVSSKAVEIGHQTLARTIVVYPQTKVYFSHWKDLGPDSPNIRKHGYTVVKGVLDSVDLIDDLVGGLLELSELHAFRLRIDPANFKILNLNLVVVLGLMFPDDFTPQVHVSVDKYLALICLALCEKYR; from the exons ATGAGTCTCACAGACAAAGACAAGGCCCTCATCAAGGGATTCTTTGCCAAGGTCTCCAGCAAAGCAGTGGAGATCGGACACCAGACGCTGGCACG CACAATCGTCGTCTACCCCCAAACCAAAGTCTACTTCTCCCACTGGAAAGACCTCGGGCCCGACTCCCCCAACATTAGGAAGCATGGCTACACCGTGGTGAAAGGGGTCCTGGATTCCGTCGACCTGATTGACGACCTTGTCGGTGGTCTTCTCGAGCTCAGTGAGCTCCATGCTTTCCGTCTGCGCATTGACCCTGCAAACTTCAAG ATCTTGAACCTCAACCTGGTGGTCGTGCTGGGACTGATGTTCCCAGATGATTTCACTCCTCAGGTGCATGTTTCTGTCGACAAATATTTAGCTCTAATTTGTCTGGCATTGTGCGAAAAGTATAGGTAA
- the kank2 gene encoding KN motif and ankyrin repeat domain-containing protein 2, with product MAQVLHMDPSFPGKLNSPTPPVLRGKEQEAPYSVETPYGYRLDLDFLKYVNDIEKGHTLKKVPNQRRPRYGSLPRGHGYTGSWWTSTESLCSNTSVDSRHSSFSYCAPGFHSNQRPSFSAARVEKTLLDARRKLEEEKEGRRFSNLGSMHSSMAGSNTSISSAHSFNRAQGGGGGGGGGSYTPMSSGLSTPVSPTPAHLSHVREQMAVALRKIRELEEQVKTIPVLQVKISVLQEEKRQLSVQLKSQKFLGHSLGFSRGRPRGELYIDIPEEEANAGAGGAAAPTSPEPEGGPASPTTPRDASKPDSGCEIEDTVFVGGARPGAAREVRTVGVGPEQGPPVRHAGVGVREQDLGLLPETDALRGQVGRLEEALRKAAADLRAARQQAERPAQVLRAEHPVRTTSVGWREPEDQSLQTLVSFTQHPGQRQQRTVGVQVYTLEQPTVTEVGTLIRAESCSAASLPTPHVAHEGHHRGHVEVIASEDAPVELPIAVSSKQVRDVLRSELSTSVPVAKPAIAMGTSGNQPPLLHLRDAEKTQPTVTEAAHPPEGLPQTASPQLSLRSIMKRKAEGEPGSPSLKKNLQFIGVNGGYESTSSEDSSSESSEESDSSEYHEAREKLPESAARNQLQTSATTPVANPHAQDTDPPPGHTAVRPPAPAPAPAAEALQTTSPPASADTEAQPGPRRSPEARLDVGQKGDSEPQVAELHLSPPPSQAVAPDNAARPTAAEGDTGEREVLPGTLAPESVAVATLCSTALVAGLIEVTDGGERAQYVVQSEARAPTPQLVADESKSTQAPPQTPGPPSSSVQSEPAAGQQPVRLEMSDNLMAALHTLQKSLGDPNAFSQQGARAAYTSVLQEWLRVSCNKTADPALVRLYMDAFASCSPQLLEFVINMADGNGNTALHYTVSHSNFPVVRLLLDTGMCNADKQNKAGYTAIMLTALAAFHSDSDLHTVLQLLRTGDVNAKASQAGQTALMLAVSHGRGDMVRALLSCGAQVNVRDDDGSTALMCACEHGHVDIVRQLLSAPGCDATLTDNDGSTALSISLEASQNDIAVLLYAHLNFAKPPSPVSPRSSLLGPSSPPGETK from the exons GGAAGCTGAACTCGCCCACTCCCCCCGTCCTGCgcgggaaggagcaggaggccccCTACTCCGTCGAGACCCCCTACGGCTACCGTCTGGACCTGGACTTCCTCAAGTATGTCAACGACATCGAGAAGGGCCACACCCTCAAGAAGGTGCCCAACCAGCGGCGGCCTCGCTACGGCTCCCTGCCGCGCGGCCACGGCTACACGGGCTCCTGGTGGACGTCCACCGAGTCCCTCTGCTCCAACACCAGCGTGGACAGCCgccactcctccttctcctactgCGCCCCGGGCTTCCACAGCAACCAGCGGCCTAGCTTCAGCGCGGCGCGAGTGGAGAAGACCCTGCTGGACGCCCGGcggaagctggaggaggagaaggagggccgGCGCTTCTCCAACCTGGGCAGCATGCACAGCAGCATGGCGGGCTCCAACACCTCCATCAGCAGCGCGCACAGCTTCAACCGCGcccagggcggcggcggcggcggcggcggcggctcctaCACGCCCATGAGCTCGGGCTTGTCCACCCCGGTGTCGCCCACCCCGGCCCACCTGTCGCACGTGCGGGAGCAGATGGCGGTGGCGCTGCGGAAGAtccgggagctggaggagcaggtgaAGACCATCCCGGTGCTGCAGGTCAAGATCTCGGTGCTGCAGGAGGAGAAACGGCAGCTGAGCGTGCAGCTGAAGAGCCAGAAGTTCCTGGGCCACAGCTTGGGCTTCAGCAGGGGCCGTCCCAGAGGGGAGCTGTACATCGACATCCCCGAAGAGGAGGCGAACGCAGGGGCCGGCGGCGCCGCGGCGCCGACGAGCCCCGAGCCCGAGGGGGGGCCGGCGTCCCCCACGACGCCCCGCGACGCCTCCAAGCCGGACTCGGGTTGCGAGATCGAAGACACGGTGTTCGTGGGCGGGGCGCGGCCCGGGGCCGCGAGGGAGGTGCGTACCGTCGGGGTCGGGCCGGAGCAGGGGCCGCCGGTTCGGCACGCGGGGGTCGGGGTCCGGGAGCAGGACCTGGGGCTGCTCCCGGAGACGGACGCCCTGAGGGGCCAGGTGGGCCGGCTGGAGGAGGCGCTGAGGAAGGCGGCGGCGGACCTCCGCGCCGCGCGGCAGCAGGCGGAGCGGCCCGCCCAGGTCCTGCGCGCCGAGCACCCGGTCAGGACCACCAGTGTCGGCTGGCGGGAGCCCGAGGACCAGAGCCTGCAGACGCTGGTCAGCTTCACCCAGCACCCCGGGCAGAGGCAGCAGAGGACCGTGGGGGTCCAGGTGTACACCCTGGAGCAGCCCACCGTCACCGAGGTGGGGACGCTGATCCGAGCCGAGAGCTGCAGCGCGGCCTCCCTCCCCACACCGCACGTCGCCCACGAGGGTCACCACCGAGGACACGTGGAAGTGATCGCTTCAGAAG ATGCTCCGGTTGAGCTGCCGATCGCAGTGAGCTCCAAGCAGGTGCGGGATGTCCTGAGAAGCGAGTTGTCCACCTCAGTTCCTGTCGCTAAACCTGCCATCGCCATGGGAACGTCTGGCAATCAGCCGCCATTATTGCATCTGAGAGATGCAGAGAAGACCCAGCCCACAGTCACTGAAGCAGCCCATCCCCCGGAGGGTCTTCCTCAGACAG CCTCTCCCCAGTTGTCTCTGAGGTCGATTATGAAGCGGAAAGCAGAGGGGGAACCTGGGTCTCCTTCCTTGAAGAAAAACCTCCAGTTCATTGGAGTCAATGGGGG ATACGAGTCCACCTCCTCCGAAGACAGCAGCAGCGAGAGCTCGGAGGAGAGTGACTCTAGCGAGTATCACGAAGCCAGAGAGAAACTCCCCGAGTCGGCTGCCAGAAACCAGCTCCAAACTTCGGCCACGACCCCCGTCGCCAATCCCCATGCCCAGGACACCGACCCTCCACCAGGCCACACCGCCGTCAGAccaccagctccagctccagctccagctgcTGAAGCTCTGCAGACCACCAGCCCGCCCGCCTCTGCAGACACAGAAGCGCAGCCTGGCCCCCGGCGGTCCCCAGAAGCGCGCCTAGACGTGGGGCAAAAGGGCGACTCGGAACCACAGGTGGCCGAGCTTCATCTaagcccccccccgtcccaggCCGTCGCCCCGGACAACGCGGCCAGACCCACAGCGGCAGAGGGGGacaccggagagagagaggttttgcCGGGGACGCTCGCCCCGGAGTCCGTCGCCGTGGCAACGCTGTGCTCCACGGCGCTCGTCGCCGGTCTAATCGAGGTCACAGACGGCGGCGAGCGTGCTCAGTACGTCGTCCAATCGGAAGCGCGCGCTCCGACCCCTCAGCTTGTAGCCGACGAATCAAAATCCACGCAGGCTCCGCCGCAGACCCCCGGGCCGCCCTCGTCCTCCGTGCAGAGTGAGCCAGCCGCCGGCCAGCAGCCCGTCAG GCTGGAAATGAGTGACAACCTGATGGCAGCTCTCCACACCCTGCAGAAGTCCCTGGGAGACCCCAATGCCTTCAGTCAGCAGGGCGCG AGGGCGGCCTACACCAGCGTCCTGCAGGAGTGGCTGCGCGTCTCCTGCAACAAGACGGCAGACCCGGCCCTGGTGCGGCTCTACATGGACGCCTTCGCCTCCTGCTCGCCCCAGCTGCTGGAGTTTGTGATCAACATGGCCGACGGCAACGGGAACACGGCGCTGCACTACACCGTGTCCCACTCCAACTTCCCCGTGGTCAGACTGCTGCTGGACACCG GCATGTGCAACGCTGACAAACAGAACAAGGCCGGTTACACTGCCATCATGCTGACAGCGCTGGCTGCCTTCCACTCTGACAGCGACCTCCACACAGTCCTGCAGCTGCTCAGGACAGGCGATGTTAATGCCAAGGCCAGCCAG GCCGGCCAGACGGCACTGATGCTAGCGGTTAGCCACGGCCGCGGGGACATGGTGCGTGCGCTGCTGTCCTGCGGCGCGCAGGTCAACGTGCGCGACGACGACGGCTCCACGGCGCTCATGTGCGCCTGCGAGCACGGCCACGTCGACATCGTGCGGCAGCTGCTGTCCGCGCCGGGCTGCGACGCCACGCTCACGGACAAC GATGGCAGCACAGCGCTGTCCATTTCCCTGGAGGCCAGCCAGAACGACATCGCCGTCCTGCTCTATGCACACCTGAACTTTGCAAAACCCCCTTCTCCT GTGTCCCCCAGGTCCTCACTTCTGGGCCCTTCCTCTCCGCCCGGGGAAACAAAGTGA